The Aneurinibacillus migulanus genome contains the following window.
TGCGTGACTGGTTGCACTGAAGAAGTGGCAGACAAGTATCGCATTATCCTTTGCTTCGTTTAACTGTCCGTATGTTTCAAAACCAATTGTAACGGGAATCTCCCGTCCGCACTCCATCCGATAGCTGTCCAACGAAAACATCTGCTTCTTTACCGTATCCATCACAGACAACCTCCTTTTTCTTTCCATATTACTACGCCAGTATAACTTTTTGTTTCTTTTTGTTATTATACTAGAGATACAGAAGGAGGGAGCGCATTGCGAAACATTCGCTATCCTAATGGCAAACTGCCGACGGTAAACAGGGAAGGAACGGGACTTCCCGACCGCATGAAAGCGGAAGAATTCCTCGCGCTCGTTCAGGGTAAACAGGATTCAGCCGCGAATCGTGGCATGTCGCTCGAAGAAGAATTAAATGAAAGCAACGCATATTACGTATCTCATGATATCGCATCCGTTCATAAGAAACCGACACCTGTTCAAATCGTGAAAGTCGACTATCCTTCCCGCTCGGCAGCCGTCATCCGTGAAGCTTATTTTCGGCAACCATCGACAACTGATTACAATGGTGTATTCGAGGGTCGGTACCTTGATTTTGAAGCAAAAGAAACGCGCAATAAGACAGCCTTGCCCCTTGGCAACTTTCATGAGCACCAAATCAACCATATGTGTCTGGTAGTTAAACAGAGAGGCATCGCATTTGCTATTGTCCGCTTTACCGTCCATGACGAGACATATGTGCTGGATGCTTCACATATCATACATTTTTGGAAAGAGTCCATCCGGGGCGGGCGCAAATCGATTCCTTATGCATACATTAAGGAACACGGACACCTTATTCCTGTCGGATATCGGCCACGCCTCGATTATCTCTCTGTCGTCAAGCAATACTATTTCTCATGAGTACGTAGATGAGCAGACGAACAAGAAAGGGGCAGAAGCTTTGTATCATCGATTGTATATTGAATATATATATTATTTTAATGTAGAACAGGATTATTATGAGTGTCATGAAGTAATGGAAGAGCTGTGGTTGAATGAAGGCAGAAATCGCCTGCTACAGGCTCTGCTGCAGGTAGCGGTTGGCCTGCACCATTTTCGCAACAAAAACATAGAAGGTGCCATTCGCCTATTCGAAGCGGCACTCGCCAAATCAACGGACACATGGAGCGGAGAACTCGGTATCGATACGGATAAGCTGTTCACTGAAACGAGAGAATACCTCAAAAAACTGTATACTTATGAAAAAGCACCTTTTTCTTTTTACCCGCTTCACATCTCCATTCTTGATCAGCAATTACACCATGCAGTTGCTGCTTGTGTACCGAAAGGTGTGGCAGAGGAAGATAAATTTTAGAATAGTCCATAGTACAAATGAGGCAGATATATCTGTCTCATTTTTTCTTTTATCCAAAAGGTTGACAAAATGGTGTATGCTTCATATAATGAAAATAAATTATTTATAATGATTTTAAATTAATAACAAAATGTAATAAGGAACCAACATTAATTAAAACTCAAAAAATACGTGTAAAAGAAAAAGAAATTCCAGGAGGCGATAGATAGTATGGATAACAACGTAATCGTATACACAAGTCAAGGATGTCCTTACTGCAAAAAGGTAAAAGAACAGCTAACTGCATGGGGCATACAATTTGATGAACGGAACGTTTCGGAGAACTATGAATACTTCGAAGAACTACAACAGAAGAAAATCTTTGGGACACCTGCTACCTATATTAACGGCAAGCTTGTACTTGGCTTCCAGGAAGCTAAGATGAAGAAGCTGTTGAATCTTCCAGAAGACTTCGAGGCGCCAAAGAAAGAGGAAGCCTTTTCTTCCGACGTAAAATCAAAAAACGAAGAAACATCAGCTGGTATCTTCCGGTCCGTTGATGAGAGCATTCTCGATGAAGTGTATGATCTGGTTACAATCGGCGGTGGCCCTGCTGGAGCATCAGCAGCGGTATATGCGGCACGCGGCCGTCTAAAAACGCTCGTTATCGACAAGGCACCGGCAGCAGGTACGCTGGCTATTACTCATAAGATCGCCAATTACCCAGGTGTACGTGAAGAGTTAACAGGTCTTGAGTTGCTACAGCGTATGCAGGAACAGGCGCATGATTTCGGGGCTAATTTCGTTCGTACTACAGTCCTCTCCGTCGATTTTTCCGATCCGGACATTAAGAAACTGGAGGTAGCGGAAGGAACAATTAAAGCAAAAAGCGTATTCATCGCCGTAGGAGCAAAAGCACCTTCAAGCAAAATCAAAGGTGAGGAAGAATTCACGGGTCGCGGGGTCAGCTACTGCTCTACTTGTGATGCTGCGTTTTTCCAAGATCGGACGGTTATCGTAACAGGAGATAATGAAGAGGCCGTGCACGAAGCTGAAGCGTTAGCGAAATTTTGTAAAGAGGTACGTTTCCTCATTCCTACAGGCAATGTAAAAGGCCAAGCTGATTTATCTACACT
Protein-coding sequences here:
- a CDS encoding DUF309 domain-containing protein; translated protein: MYHRLYIEYIYYFNVEQDYYECHEVMEELWLNEGRNRLLQALLQVAVGLHHFRNKNIEGAIRLFEAALAKSTDTWSGELGIDTDKLFTETREYLKKLYTYEKAPFSFYPLHISILDQQLHHAVAACVPKGVAEEDKF
- the recU gene encoding Holliday junction resolvase RecU; protein product: MRNIRYPNGKLPTVNREGTGLPDRMKAEEFLALVQGKQDSAANRGMSLEEELNESNAYYVSHDIASVHKKPTPVQIVKVDYPSRSAAVIREAYFRQPSTTDYNGVFEGRYLDFEAKETRNKTALPLGNFHEHQINHMCLVVKQRGIAFAIVRFTVHDETYVLDASHIIHFWKESIRGGRKSIPYAYIKEHGHLIPVGYRPRLDYLSVVKQYYFS
- a CDS encoding FAD-dependent oxidoreductase, with the translated sequence MDNNVIVYTSQGCPYCKKVKEQLTAWGIQFDERNVSENYEYFEELQQKKIFGTPATYINGKLVLGFQEAKMKKLLNLPEDFEAPKKEEAFSSDVKSKNEETSAGIFRSVDESILDEVYDLVTIGGGPAGASAAVYAARGRLKTLVIDKAPAAGTLAITHKIANYPGVREELTGLELLQRMQEQAHDFGANFVRTTVLSVDFSDPDIKKLEVAEGTIKAKSVFIAVGAKAPSSKIKGEEEFTGRGVSYCSTCDAAFFQDRTVIVTGDNEEAVHEAEALAKFCKEVRFLIPTGNVKGQADLSTLETKDNVKIYKKYRVKEIIGENSVEKAVVQNDQKEMETWKIDGVFLYLAGMKPGTDFLKDSVARDTEGYINVDDMLQTNVPGVFAGGDARRTPIKQAVLSAADGAIAALGAEAHVNKRSQLRPQYS